From Desulfovibrio oxyclinae DSM 11498, the proteins below share one genomic window:
- the tatC gene encoding twin-arginine translocase subunit TatC: protein MSSEKDDVTPESGVTPEDTDKNTPEASEEASGGASRSTRENGNSDSGGNTSASEGADIGDGETERQPEGDGSEKADDPDFDPSLDEESQDDEDEDEEEASGQMTLLEHLGELRQRMVRCVLAIIVGMLACYAFAEQMFDILMKPMKEVLKKVAAKHMVLPLDFFTNLETSLAQALKGTDFKYFEKLPVFVEALQDSMSTVMVGGHFQYTYPAEAFFSHIKIAIVAGIFLMSPYLFAQIWGFIAPGLYSHERKYVVPMAIISAMFFVGGGMFGYFVVFPFGFDFFASFASTEIAFTPKLNEYLSFCLKLLFAFGVVFELPLFIFFLARLGIVSSRGLRKKQKYAVLVAFVISSILTPPDPFTQCLMAGPLIILYELGIWVAYLFGKNEKRHQEKLAEEAEAEQEELEAAARIEDAALTGDSGESGK, encoded by the coding sequence ATGAGTTCGGAAAAGGACGATGTCACTCCCGAATCCGGCGTGACGCCTGAAGATACTGATAAAAACACCCCGGAGGCCTCGGAAGAGGCCTCCGGCGGTGCTTCCCGCTCCACCCGTGAAAACGGAAACTCCGATTCCGGCGGCAATACATCCGCCAGCGAAGGGGCGGACATCGGCGACGGCGAGACGGAGCGCCAGCCCGAAGGGGATGGTTCTGAAAAAGCCGATGACCCTGACTTCGATCCGAGTCTTGACGAGGAATCGCAGGACGACGAGGACGAAGATGAGGAGGAAGCCAGCGGGCAGATGACGCTGCTGGAACACCTTGGGGAACTTCGGCAGCGCATGGTCCGCTGCGTGCTGGCCATCATCGTGGGTATGCTGGCCTGTTACGCTTTCGCGGAGCAGATGTTCGACATCCTCATGAAACCCATGAAGGAAGTCCTCAAAAAGGTTGCCGCCAAGCACATGGTGCTTCCGCTGGACTTCTTTACGAACCTTGAGACCTCGCTCGCACAGGCCCTCAAGGGAACAGATTTCAAATATTTCGAGAAACTTCCGGTCTTCGTGGAGGCCCTTCAGGATTCCATGAGCACTGTGATGGTGGGTGGACACTTTCAGTACACCTATCCTGCGGAAGCGTTTTTCTCGCACATCAAGATCGCCATTGTGGCGGGCATATTCCTCATGAGTCCTTATCTGTTTGCGCAGATATGGGGATTCATCGCTCCCGGTCTCTATTCGCATGAGCGCAAATACGTGGTGCCCATGGCCATCATCTCCGCCATGTTCTTCGTGGGTGGCGGCATGTTCGGCTATTTCGTGGTCTTCCCGTTCGGGTTCGACTTCTTCGCCAGCTTCGCCAGCACGGAAATCGCCTTCACGCCGAAGCTCAACGAGTATCTGAGCTTCTGTCTGAAACTACTGTTCGCGTTTGGCGTGGTTTTCGAGTTGCCATTGTTCATTTTCTTCCTTGCGCGGCTCGGAATCGTGAGTTCCCGTGGTTTGCGGAAGAAGCAGAAATACGCGGTGCTCGTCGCGTTCGTCATCTCCTCGATATTGACGCCGCCGGATCCGTTTACGCAGTGCCTCATGGCCGGACCGCTGATTATCCTGTACGAACTCGGTATTTGGGTGGCATATCTTTTCGGCAAGAACGAGAAGCGCCATCAGGAAAAGCTCGCCGAGGAAGCGGAAGCCGAGCAGGAAGAGCTGGAGGCAGCCGCGCGCATCGAAGATGCCGCGCTGACCGGGGATTCCGGGGAAAGCGGCAAGTAA
- a CDS encoding fumarate hydratase: MREIQASDVIEAVAGMCMKANTELPADVRNKFEQAMAEEDSPAAKEVLRQLLENADISNDTRLPLCQDCGLAVFYVEVGEDVKVTGPGLRKAINEGVRKGYGDGYLRKSACDPFTRKNTGDATPAVIHFDVVPGDSLRIAYMAKGGGSENMSRVTMLAPAQGWEGIKKFIVNRVAEAGPNPCPPTVIGVGIGGTFDHSAKIAKRALLRKLDDTHPDPKIADMEKELEQELNKLGIGPMGLGGKTTVLGVKMAVEPCHIASLPVAVNVQCHSQRHEEVEL, encoded by the coding sequence ATGCGAGAGATACAGGCATCGGACGTCATCGAAGCCGTGGCCGGGATGTGCATGAAGGCCAACACCGAGCTGCCCGCCGACGTTCGCAACAAATTCGAACAGGCCATGGCCGAAGAGGACTCCCCCGCGGCCAAGGAGGTGCTCCGCCAGTTGCTGGAGAATGCCGACATCTCCAACGACACCAGGCTGCCGTTGTGTCAGGACTGCGGCCTTGCGGTGTTTTACGTAGAGGTCGGCGAAGACGTTAAAGTAACTGGCCCCGGACTGCGCAAGGCCATCAATGAAGGCGTCCGCAAGGGTTACGGCGACGGCTACCTCAGGAAATCCGCCTGCGATCCGTTCACCCGCAAGAACACGGGCGATGCGACTCCGGCGGTCATTCATTTCGACGTTGTTCCGGGGGACAGTCTCAGGATCGCCTACATGGCCAAGGGCGGCGGCAGCGAAAACATGAGCCGCGTAACCATGCTGGCCCCGGCGCAGGGCTGGGAAGGCATCAAGAAATTCATCGTCAACCGCGTGGCCGAAGCCGGGCCGAACCCTTGCCCGCCAACGGTCATCGGCGTAGGCATCGGCGGAACCTTCGACCATTCCGCCAAGATCGCCAAACGCGCACTGCTTCGCAAACTGGACGATACGCATCCGGACCCGAAGATCGCCGATATGGAAAAGGAACTTGAGCAGGAGCTGAACAAACTCGGCATCGGCCCCATGGGGCTTGGCGGCAAGACCACCGTGCTCGGCGTGAAGATGGCCGTGGAGCCCTGCCATATCGCCAGCCTCCCGGTGGCGGTCAACGTGCAGTGTCATTCTCAGCGGCACGAGGAGGTTGAACTGTAA
- a CDS encoding VOC family protein: MAIRYEGAVLFVSDIEVSRRFYEQVMGQKLVEDHGPHLVFESGFFLWQADHARSVIHGNEEKKSHRLGQDNLELYFESEDLDGAWEAINRHGVSPVHETVEHPWGQRAFRIYDPDGHVIEVGEPLAVQVKRLHGQGLGVEEIAKRNTIPIDFVKRVLKEEE; the protein is encoded by the coding sequence ATGGCTATTCGATATGAAGGCGCAGTGCTTTTTGTCTCAGACATTGAGGTCTCCCGTCGATTTTACGAGCAGGTGATGGGGCAGAAATTGGTGGAGGATCATGGGCCGCATCTCGTTTTCGAATCAGGCTTCTTTCTGTGGCAGGCAGATCATGCCCGGTCGGTCATTCATGGTAATGAAGAGAAAAAATCGCACAGGCTCGGGCAGGACAATCTTGAACTCTATTTTGAATCCGAGGACTTGGACGGCGCCTGGGAAGCCATAAACCGACATGGTGTCAGTCCGGTTCATGAAACGGTGGAGCACCCGTGGGGACAGCGCGCCTTTCGGATCTATGATCCTGACGGCCATGTCATTGAGGTCGGCGAACCGTTGGCGGTACAAGTCAAAAGATTGCACGGCCAGGGGCTTGGCGTGGAAGAGATAGCCAAGCGGAACACCATTCCGATTGATTTCGTGAAGCGTGTTTTGAAAGAGGAAGAGTAG
- the hisA gene encoding 1-(5-phosphoribosyl)-5-[(5-phosphoribosylamino)methylideneamino]imidazole-4-carboxamide isomerase codes for MILFPAVDIKDGQCVRLSQGKEDEVTVFGKDPVAMARHWQEQGCRYLHVVDLDGAFSGHPRNYDLIKNICSELNIPVQLGGGIRDIATAEKYIEAGVNRLIIGTMALEEPELFAQLCEALPGRIGVSLDAVDGHLKTKGWVEDSGQMIFDVLPRMKENGVAFIVYTDIARDGMQTGVNLEALEKLCDATTIPVVAAGGVHTLQDIKDLYPLYKKGLQGAISGRAIYTGSLNVREAEGWIAQQK; via the coding sequence ATGATTCTTTTTCCCGCAGTGGATATCAAGGACGGGCAGTGCGTACGCCTGTCGCAGGGCAAGGAAGACGAAGTCACCGTCTTTGGCAAGGATCCCGTGGCCATGGCACGTCACTGGCAGGAACAGGGGTGTCGCTATCTGCACGTTGTCGATCTGGACGGCGCGTTCTCGGGTCATCCCAGAAACTACGACCTTATCAAGAACATCTGTTCCGAACTGAACATTCCTGTGCAGCTTGGCGGCGGCATCCGTGATATCGCCACTGCCGAGAAATATATCGAAGCAGGCGTGAATCGACTCATCATCGGCACCATGGCCCTTGAGGAGCCAGAGCTTTTCGCGCAACTGTGCGAGGCTCTGCCCGGTCGAATCGGTGTTTCTCTGGATGCGGTGGACGGCCACCTCAAGACCAAGGGCTGGGTTGAAGATTCCGGCCAGATGATTTTCGACGTGTTGCCGCGCATGAAGGAAAACGGCGTGGCATTCATCGTTTACACCGACATCGCCCGCGATGGAATGCAGACAGGTGTGAACCTTGAAGCGCTGGAGAAGCTCTGCGATGCGACGACCATTCCCGTTGTTGCGGCAGGTGGAGTGCATACCCTTCAGGACATCAAGGACCTGTATCCCCTTTACAAGAAGGGACTTCAGGGGGCGATCTCAGGCCGGGCCATCTACACCGGCAGCTTGAACGTCCGTGAGGCTGAAGGGTGGATTGCCCAGCAAAAGTAG
- a CDS encoding Fe-S-containing hydro-lyase: MAEYKLEMPLTDDAVDKLRAGDVVFLSGTIYTARDAAHKKLFELLDEGKDLPFDLNGAAIYYVGPSPAPPGRPIGSAGPTTSYRMDTYAPRLHALGLKATIGKGKRNDEVKTAMQEHTGVYFGATGGAGALLSNSIEAAEVIAFEELGPEAIRALKVKDFPLLVINDAHGGELYAKPVLDT; encoded by the coding sequence ATGGCCGAATACAAACTCGAAATGCCCCTGACCGACGACGCGGTGGACAAACTGCGCGCAGGCGATGTCGTTTTTCTGAGCGGCACCATCTACACTGCCCGTGACGCGGCCCACAAGAAACTCTTTGAACTGCTGGATGAAGGCAAGGACCTGCCCTTCGATCTTAACGGCGCAGCTATTTACTATGTCGGTCCCAGCCCGGCTCCCCCGGGTCGCCCCATCGGCTCCGCAGGGCCGACCACGAGCTACCGCATGGATACCTACGCTCCGCGTCTGCATGCGCTGGGGCTGAAGGCCACCATCGGCAAGGGCAAGCGCAACGACGAAGTGAAGACGGCCATGCAGGAGCATACCGGCGTCTACTTCGGCGCAACCGGTGGTGCAGGGGCGCTTTTGTCCAACAGCATCGAGGCCGCTGAGGTCATCGCATTCGAGGAACTGGGGCCTGAGGCAATTCGCGCACTGAAGGTAAAGGATTTCCCGCTCTTGGTGATAAACGACGCCCACGGCGGCGAACTTTACGCCAAACCGGTTCTTGACACCTAA
- the guaA gene encoding glutamine-hydrolyzing GMP synthase: protein MLNQDKVIILDFGSQFTQLIARRIREAGVYSEIHPCNVDPEKIKALNPQALILSGGPSSVLEGGCPDLPPEYLEWGLPTLGICYGMQLLAHKMGGKVVASTDREYGRADFYAMNECPLFEGIEKKDKLTVWMSHGDRVEAIPPGFEQMGRTESIDFAAMGHVEKKVYALQFHPEVAHTEEGAQIIQNFLFKVANLTPSWSMASFVETCIEDLRKQVGDSKVVLGLSGGIDSTVAAVLLHRAIGKNLHCIFVDNGLLRMGEKQEVIGFLEEHFELNVKFVDAADEFLGKLEGVSDPEEKRKIIGYTFIDVFDREAKAIDGVEYLGQGTLYPDVIESESFKGPSAVIKSHHNVGGLPEKMNLKLVEPLRELFKDEVRRAAYELGMPDHIIWRHPFPGPGLSIRVIGEITEERLEILRLADRIVQNELMASDWYRKVWQGFAVLLPLKTVGVMGDDRTYEHVIALRVVDSLDAMTADWSRLPSELLARISNRIINEVKGVNRVVLDISSKPPSTIEWE from the coding sequence ATGTTGAATCAAGACAAAGTAATCATTCTGGACTTCGGATCCCAGTTCACTCAGCTCATCGCGCGACGTATCCGCGAGGCTGGCGTGTACTCCGAAATCCACCCCTGCAATGTGGACCCGGAAAAGATCAAGGCGCTGAATCCGCAGGCCCTGATTCTCTCCGGCGGTCCTTCCAGCGTACTTGAGGGCGGCTGCCCTGATCTGCCGCCGGAGTACCTGGAGTGGGGGCTGCCCACCCTGGGCATCTGCTACGGAATGCAGCTTCTGGCCCACAAGATGGGCGGCAAGGTAGTTGCTTCCACCGACCGTGAATACGGTCGCGCAGACTTTTATGCCATGAACGAATGTCCGCTTTTCGAAGGCATCGAGAAGAAGGACAAGCTCACGGTATGGATGTCCCACGGCGACCGCGTCGAAGCCATCCCTCCGGGTTTCGAGCAGATGGGCCGCACCGAGTCCATCGACTTCGCCGCCATGGGCCATGTGGAGAAGAAGGTCTACGCCCTGCAGTTCCACCCCGAGGTTGCTCACACCGAGGAAGGCGCTCAGATCATCCAGAACTTCCTGTTCAAGGTTGCGAACCTGACCCCGTCCTGGTCCATGGCTTCCTTTGTGGAGACCTGCATCGAAGACCTTCGCAAGCAGGTGGGCGATTCCAAGGTCGTGCTCGGTCTCTCCGGCGGCATCGACTCCACTGTGGCCGCCGTGCTGCTGCACCGCGCCATCGGAAAGAATCTGCACTGCATCTTCGTTGACAACGGGCTGCTGCGGATGGGTGAGAAGCAGGAGGTCATCGGCTTCCTGGAAGAACACTTCGAGCTGAATGTCAAGTTCGTGGATGCCGCGGACGAGTTCCTCGGCAAGCTCGAAGGCGTTTCCGACCCCGAAGAAAAGCGCAAGATCATCGGCTACACCTTCATTGATGTTTTCGACCGTGAGGCCAAGGCCATCGACGGCGTCGAATACCTCGGACAGGGCACCCTGTACCCGGACGTCATCGAGTCCGAGTCCTTCAAGGGTCCCTCCGCAGTGATCAAGAGCCATCACAACGTGGGCGGCCTGCCTGAAAAGATGAACCTCAAGCTGGTCGAGCCACTGCGCGAACTGTTCAAGGACGAAGTCCGCCGCGCAGCCTACGAGCTGGGTATGCCGGATCACATCATCTGGCGTCATCCGTTCCCTGGTCCAGGCCTGTCCATTCGCGTCATCGGCGAGATCACCGAAGAACGCCTTGAGATTCTGCGCCTTGCCGACCGCATCGTGCAAAACGAACTGATGGCTTCCGACTGGTACCGGAAGGTCTGGCAGGGCTTCGCCGTGCTGTTGCCGCTCAAGACCGTCGGCGTCATGGGCGACGACCGCACTTACGAGCACGTCATCGCGCTTCGCGTGGTTGACAGCCTCGACGCCATGACCGCGGACTGGAGCCGTCTGCCCAGTGAACTGCTCGCTCGCATCTCCAATCGCATCATCAATGAAGTCAAGGGCGTCAACCGCGTCGTCCTGGACATCTCCTCCAAGCCGCCGAGCACCATCGAGTGGGAATAG
- the hisB gene encoding imidazoleglycerol-phosphate dehydratase HisB, giving the protein MSTREAAIARRTRETDISLKLVVDGSGQNSISTGVGFADHMLDLMCFWGGFDLELECKGDLEIDSHHTLEDIALCLGQALSEALGDRKGINRVGFAKVPMDEALAEVVIDLSGRPYLVFDDELLPAVIAGDEKDVWREFFKSFALRAGMNLHIKLEYGRNGHHLLEAVFKALGMALGHAVVLGREGVSSTKGSIDR; this is encoded by the coding sequence GTGAGTACACGCGAAGCAGCCATAGCCCGCCGAACCAGAGAGACGGATATCAGTCTGAAACTCGTGGTGGACGGCTCGGGCCAAAACAGCATTTCCACCGGAGTCGGCTTTGCCGATCACATGCTGGATCTCATGTGCTTCTGGGGCGGATTCGATCTTGAACTGGAATGCAAAGGTGATCTGGAGATAGATTCGCATCACACGTTGGAAGATATCGCGCTCTGTCTTGGTCAGGCGTTGTCCGAGGCTCTGGGAGACAGGAAAGGCATCAATCGCGTAGGCTTCGCCAAGGTCCCCATGGACGAGGCGCTGGCCGAAGTGGTGATAGATCTTTCCGGAAGGCCGTATCTGGTGTTCGACGACGAGCTGCTCCCGGCAGTCATCGCGGGAGACGAGAAGGACGTCTGGCGCGAATTTTTCAAATCCTTCGCGCTGCGTGCCGGCATGAACCTGCATATCAAGCTGGAATACGGCAGAAACGGACATCATCTTCTGGAAGCCGTCTTCAAGGCGCTTGGCATGGCACTCGGCCATGCCGTCGTGCTAGGAAGAGAGGGCGTTTCCAGCACCAAGGGGAGTATTGACCGATGA
- a CDS encoding DVU0772 family protein, translating into MGSLRDYKHIDIDWNMTPEDAVTMYLEWGNNSWHAEHQPVRSKADYSTYFVVYAWDDNPRAILVRRNSEEARELAEVELPDELAKRFLDEIGHLKGVYAPNAEIRAWLEAEMGHLQ; encoded by the coding sequence ATGGGAAGCCTTCGTGATTACAAGCACATCGACATCGACTGGAACATGACCCCGGAAGATGCCGTAACCATGTACCTGGAGTGGGGGAACAACTCCTGGCACGCCGAGCATCAGCCGGTCCGCTCCAAGGCGGATTACAGCACATATTTCGTGGTCTACGCCTGGGACGACAACCCCAGAGCGATTCTGGTAAGAAGAAACTCGGAAGAAGCGCGTGAACTCGCTGAAGTGGAACTGCCCGATGAACTGGCAAAGCGCTTTCTTGACGAAATCGGCCACCTGAAGGGTGTTTACGCACCCAATGCGGAAATCAGGGCATGGCTTGAAGCGGAAATGGGCCACTTGCAATAG
- the tatB gene encoding Sec-independent protein translocase protein TatB, with translation MFGIGGPELVIILVVALIVIGPQKLPQMMRSLGKGLAEFKRMGNDVKSTLDMEVDRAESEARKREVDAELARRKEAAKQAEEEPVSAEKASTESEPATETASAPGPESSGEGEKEKA, from the coding sequence ATGTTCGGAATAGGCGGACCGGAACTGGTCATCATACTCGTCGTGGCCCTGATCGTGATCGGCCCCCAGAAGCTGCCGCAGATGATGCGCAGCCTCGGCAAAGGGCTGGCCGAATTCAAGCGCATGGGCAACGACGTGAAGAGTACGCTGGATATGGAAGTGGACCGGGCCGAAAGCGAAGCCCGCAAGCGCGAAGTGGACGCCGAACTGGCGCGCCGCAAGGAAGCCGCCAAGCAGGCCGAGGAAGAGCCCGTTTCCGCGGAAAAAGCTTCGACCGAAAGCGAACCTGCCACCGAAACCGCCTCTGCGCCCGGCCCGGAATCTTCCGGTGAAGGTGAGAAGGAGAAGGCATGA